One Saccharopolyspora erythraea NRRL 2338 genomic region harbors:
- the sdhA gene encoding succinate dehydrogenase flavoprotein subunit, with amino-acid sequence MQYHKYDVVIVGAGGAGMRAAIESGQRARTAVLTKLYPTRSHTGAAQGGMCAALANVEEDNWEWHTFDTIKGGDYLVDQDAAEVMAKEAIDAVLDLEKMGLPFNRTPEGKIDQRRFGGHTRDHGKAPVRRACYAADRTGHMILQTLYQNCVKHGVEFYNEFYVLDIVMSEGENGPVCTGAIAYELATGEIHVFQAKSVVFATGGFGKVFKTTSNAHTLTGDGMGIVYRKGLPLEDMEFYQFHPTGLAGLGILITEGVRGEGGILRNADGERFMERYAPTIKDLAPRDIVARAMALEVLEGRGAGPNKDYVLLDVTHLGEELLETKLPDIMEFSRTYLGVEPTKELVPVYPTAHYAMGGIPTNITGQVLRDNENLVPGLYAAGECACVSVHGSNRLGTNSLLDINVFGRRAGIAAAEYALGQDHIDLPEQPEKLVQGMVDHLRTASGGERVATIRTELQQTMDANASVYRTEETLKTALSDVQALKERYGRIAVHDKGRRYNSDLLEAIELGFLLDLAESLVNAALARKESRGGHAREDYTARDDVNFMRHSMSYKLLPDAEDPNAPLGLTGFTADIRLDYKPVVVTRYQPMERKY; translated from the coding sequence ATGCAGTACCACAAGTACGACGTAGTCATCGTCGGCGCCGGCGGCGCCGGGATGCGCGCCGCGATCGAGTCCGGGCAGCGCGCCCGCACCGCGGTGCTGACCAAGCTCTACCCCACCCGCTCCCACACCGGCGCGGCGCAGGGCGGCATGTGCGCCGCGCTGGCCAACGTCGAGGAGGACAACTGGGAGTGGCACACCTTCGACACCATCAAGGGCGGTGACTACCTGGTCGACCAGGACGCCGCCGAGGTGATGGCGAAGGAGGCCATCGACGCGGTCCTCGACCTGGAGAAGATGGGCCTGCCCTTCAACCGGACCCCGGAGGGCAAGATCGACCAGCGCCGGTTCGGCGGTCACACCCGCGACCACGGCAAGGCCCCGGTGCGCCGGGCCTGCTACGCGGCCGACCGCACCGGCCACATGATCCTGCAGACGCTGTACCAGAACTGCGTCAAGCACGGCGTGGAGTTCTACAACGAGTTCTACGTGCTCGACATCGTCATGAGCGAGGGCGAGAACGGCCCGGTCTGCACCGGCGCCATCGCCTACGAGCTGGCGACCGGCGAGATCCACGTCTTCCAGGCCAAGTCCGTGGTGTTCGCCACCGGCGGCTTCGGCAAGGTGTTCAAGACGACCTCCAACGCCCACACCCTCACCGGTGACGGCATGGGCATCGTCTACCGCAAGGGCCTGCCGCTGGAGGACATGGAGTTCTACCAGTTCCACCCGACCGGTCTGGCCGGTCTGGGCATCCTCATCACCGAGGGCGTCCGCGGCGAGGGCGGCATCCTGCGCAACGCCGACGGCGAGCGGTTCATGGAGCGCTACGCCCCCACGATCAAGGACCTCGCGCCCCGCGACATCGTCGCCCGCGCGATGGCCCTGGAGGTCCTGGAAGGCCGTGGAGCGGGCCCGAACAAGGACTACGTCCTGCTCGACGTGACCCACCTCGGCGAGGAGCTGCTGGAGACCAAGCTCCCCGACATCATGGAGTTCTCCCGCACCTACCTGGGCGTGGAGCCGACCAAGGAGCTGGTGCCGGTCTACCCGACCGCGCACTACGCGATGGGCGGCATCCCGACCAACATCACCGGCCAGGTGCTGCGCGACAACGAGAACCTGGTGCCGGGCCTGTACGCCGCCGGTGAGTGCGCGTGCGTGTCGGTGCACGGCTCCAACCGCCTGGGCACCAACTCGCTGCTGGACATCAACGTCTTCGGCCGCCGCGCGGGCATCGCCGCCGCCGAGTACGCGCTGGGCCAGGACCACATCGACCTGCCGGAGCAGCCGGAGAAGCTGGTCCAGGGCATGGTGGACCACCTGCGCACCGCCAGCGGCGGCGAGCGGGTCGCCACCATCCGCACCGAGCTGCAGCAGACGATGGACGCCAACGCCTCGGTGTACCGCACCGAGGAGACCCTCAAGACGGCGCTGTCGGACGTGCAGGCGCTCAAGGAGCGCTACGGCCGGATCGCCGTGCACGACAAGGGCAGGCGGTACAACTCCGACCTGCTGGAGGCGATCGAGCTGGGCTTCCTGCTCGACCTCGCCGAGTCGCTGGTCAACGCCGCACTGGCCCGCAAGGAGTCCCGTGGCGGGCACGCCCGCGAGGACTACACCGCGCGGGACGACGTCAACTTCATGCGGCACAGCATGTCCTACAAGTTGCTGCCCGACGCCGAGGACCCGAACGCACCGCTCGGGCTCACCGGGTTCACCGCCGACATCCGGTTGGACTACAAGCCCGTCGTCGTCACCCGGTACCAGCCGATGGAGCGTAAGTACTGA